One segment of Tenrec ecaudatus isolate mTenEca1 chromosome 1, mTenEca1.hap1, whole genome shotgun sequence DNA contains the following:
- the PIP5K1A gene encoding phosphatidylinositol 4-phosphate 5-kinase type-1 alpha isoform X1 produces MATASSGPSTTASSGPSTTAYSLADSCNTSSAASAVRRPMAAEVPCASGMPIKKIGHRSVDSTGETTYKKTTSSALKGAIQLGITHTVGSLSTKPERDVLMQDFYVVESIFFPSEGSNLTPAHHYNDFRFKTYAPVAFRYFRELFGIRPDDYLYSLCSEPLIELCNSGASGSLFYVSSDDEFIIKTVQHKEAEFLQKLLPGYYMNLNQNPRTLLPKFYGLYCVQAGGKNIRIVVMNNLLPRSVKMHVKYDLKGSTYKRRASQKERDKPLPTLKDLDFIQDIPDGLFLDADMYNALCKTLQRDCLVLQSFKIMDYSLLVSVHNTDHAQREAVGSEAQNSTDTRRPAPQKALYSTAMESIQGEARRGGTMETDDHMGGIPARNNKGERLLLYIGIIDILQSYRFIKKLEHSWKALVHDGDTVSVHRPGFYAERFQRFMCNTVFKKIPLKPSPSKKFRSGASFSRRAGSSGNSYCQPTVSGEHKAQVTTKAEVEPGVHLGRPDVLPQTPPMEETNESFISDPSSTPGAGQDLHVLAASSSLLEKLEITESEFSH; encoded by the exons catcTGCAGTCAGGAGACCCATGGCAGCTGAG GTGCCTTGTGCCTCTGGCATGCCCATTAAGAAAATAGGCCACCGGAGTGTtgattccacaggagaaacaacATATAAAAAG ACAACCTCATCAGCCTTGAAAGGTGCCATCCAATTAGGCATTACTCACACTGTGGGGAGCCTAAGTACCAAACCAGAACGGGATGTCCTCATGCAAGATTTCTACGTGGTGGAGAGTATATTCTTCCCCAG CGAAGGGAGTAATCTGACTCCTGCTCATCACTACAATGACTTTCGTTTCAAGACATATGCACCAGTTGCCTTTCGCTACTTTCGGGAGCTATTTGGCATCCGGCCTGATGATTACTTG TACTCTCTTTGCAGTGAGCCCCTGATTGAACTCTGCAACTCTGGGGCTAGTGGCTCCCTTTTCTACGTGTCCAGTGATGATGAATTCATCATTAAGACGGTCCAGCATAAAGAAGCGGAGTTTCTCCAGAAGCTACTTCCAGGATACTACATG AACCTCAACCAGAACCCTCGGACGCTGCTCCCTAAATTCTATGGATTGTACTGTGTGCAGGCAGGTGGTAAGAATATTCGAATTGTAGTGATGAACAATCTCTTGCCACGATCAGTCAAAATGCATGTCAAATATGACCTTAAGGGCTCAACCTACAAACGGCGGGCTTCTCAAAAAGAGCGAGACAAGCCTCTCCCCACCCTTAAAGACCTGGACTTCATACAAGACATACCTGACGGTCTTTTTTTGGATGCTGACATGTACAATGCTCTGTGTAAGACCCTGCAGCGTGACTGTTTG GTGCTTCAGAGCTTCAAGATAATGGACTACAGCCTTTTGGTATCCGTCCACAACACAGATCATGCACAACGAGAAGCAGTAGGCAGCGAAGCACAGAATTCAACTGACACTCGAAGACCAGCCCCCCAAAAGGCTCTGTATTCCACAGCCATGGAATCCATCCAAGGCGAGGCGAGGCGCGGTGGCACGATGGAAACTGATGACCA TATGGGTGGCATCCCTGCCCGGAATAATAAAGGGGAAAGGTTGCTGCTTTATATTGGCATCATTGACATTCTACAGTCGTACAG GTTTATTAAGAAGTTGGAGCACTCTTGGAAAGCTCTGGTACACGATGGG GACACCGTGTCAGTGCATCGCCCAGGCTTCTATGCTGAACGGTTCCAGCGCTTCATGTGCAACACAGTGTTCAAGAAGATCCCCT TGAAGCCTTCTCCTTCCAAAAAGTTTCGGTCTGGAGCGTCTTTCTCTCGGCGAGCAGGCTCCAGCGGCAACTCCTACTGCCAGCCAACAGTCTCTGGGGAACACAAGGCCCAAGTGACCACAAAGGCGGAAGTGGAGCCAG gTGTCCACCTCGGTCGCCCGGATGTTTTACCTCAGACTCCACCTATGGAAGAAACCAATGAGTCATTTATTTCCGACCCCAGCTCCACACCTGGAGCTGGACAGGATTTGCacgtgctagctgcaag
- the PIP5K1A gene encoding phosphatidylinositol 4-phosphate 5-kinase type-1 alpha isoform X3 produces MPIKKIGHRSVDSTGETTYKKTTSSALKGAIQLGITHTVGSLSTKPERDVLMQDFYVVESIFFPSEGSNLTPAHHYNDFRFKTYAPVAFRYFRELFGIRPDDYLYSLCSEPLIELCNSGASGSLFYVSSDDEFIIKTVQHKEAEFLQKLLPGYYMNLNQNPRTLLPKFYGLYCVQAGGKNIRIVVMNNLLPRSVKMHVKYDLKGSTYKRRASQKERDKPLPTLKDLDFIQDIPDGLFLDADMYNALCKTLQRDCLVLQSFKIMDYSLLVSVHNTDHAQREAVGSEAQNSTDTRRPAPQKALYSTAMESIQGEARRGGTMETDDHMGGIPARNNKGERLLLYIGIIDILQSYRFIKKLEHSWKALVHDGDTVSVHRPGFYAERFQRFMCNTVFKKIPLKPSPSKKFRSGASFSRRAGSSGNSYCQPTVSGEHKAQVTTKAEVEPGVHLGRPDVLPQTPPMEETNESFISDPSSTPGAGQDLHVLAASSSLLEKLEITESEFSH; encoded by the exons ATGCCCATTAAGAAAATAGGCCACCGGAGTGTtgattccacaggagaaacaacATATAAAAAG ACAACCTCATCAGCCTTGAAAGGTGCCATCCAATTAGGCATTACTCACACTGTGGGGAGCCTAAGTACCAAACCAGAACGGGATGTCCTCATGCAAGATTTCTACGTGGTGGAGAGTATATTCTTCCCCAG CGAAGGGAGTAATCTGACTCCTGCTCATCACTACAATGACTTTCGTTTCAAGACATATGCACCAGTTGCCTTTCGCTACTTTCGGGAGCTATTTGGCATCCGGCCTGATGATTACTTG TACTCTCTTTGCAGTGAGCCCCTGATTGAACTCTGCAACTCTGGGGCTAGTGGCTCCCTTTTCTACGTGTCCAGTGATGATGAATTCATCATTAAGACGGTCCAGCATAAAGAAGCGGAGTTTCTCCAGAAGCTACTTCCAGGATACTACATG AACCTCAACCAGAACCCTCGGACGCTGCTCCCTAAATTCTATGGATTGTACTGTGTGCAGGCAGGTGGTAAGAATATTCGAATTGTAGTGATGAACAATCTCTTGCCACGATCAGTCAAAATGCATGTCAAATATGACCTTAAGGGCTCAACCTACAAACGGCGGGCTTCTCAAAAAGAGCGAGACAAGCCTCTCCCCACCCTTAAAGACCTGGACTTCATACAAGACATACCTGACGGTCTTTTTTTGGATGCTGACATGTACAATGCTCTGTGTAAGACCCTGCAGCGTGACTGTTTG GTGCTTCAGAGCTTCAAGATAATGGACTACAGCCTTTTGGTATCCGTCCACAACACAGATCATGCACAACGAGAAGCAGTAGGCAGCGAAGCACAGAATTCAACTGACACTCGAAGACCAGCCCCCCAAAAGGCTCTGTATTCCACAGCCATGGAATCCATCCAAGGCGAGGCGAGGCGCGGTGGCACGATGGAAACTGATGACCA TATGGGTGGCATCCCTGCCCGGAATAATAAAGGGGAAAGGTTGCTGCTTTATATTGGCATCATTGACATTCTACAGTCGTACAG GTTTATTAAGAAGTTGGAGCACTCTTGGAAAGCTCTGGTACACGATGGG GACACCGTGTCAGTGCATCGCCCAGGCTTCTATGCTGAACGGTTCCAGCGCTTCATGTGCAACACAGTGTTCAAGAAGATCCCCT TGAAGCCTTCTCCTTCCAAAAAGTTTCGGTCTGGAGCGTCTTTCTCTCGGCGAGCAGGCTCCAGCGGCAACTCCTACTGCCAGCCAACAGTCTCTGGGGAACACAAGGCCCAAGTGACCACAAAGGCGGAAGTGGAGCCAG gTGTCCACCTCGGTCGCCCGGATGTTTTACCTCAGACTCCACCTATGGAAGAAACCAATGAGTCATTTATTTCCGACCCCAGCTCCACACCTGGAGCTGGACAGGATTTGCacgtgctagctgcaag
- the PIP5K1A gene encoding phosphatidylinositol 4-phosphate 5-kinase type-1 alpha isoform X2 — protein sequence MLLGIKNRLYLAHSWRKCSNTQVPCASGMPIKKIGHRSVDSTGETTYKKTTSSALKGAIQLGITHTVGSLSTKPERDVLMQDFYVVESIFFPSEGSNLTPAHHYNDFRFKTYAPVAFRYFRELFGIRPDDYLYSLCSEPLIELCNSGASGSLFYVSSDDEFIIKTVQHKEAEFLQKLLPGYYMNLNQNPRTLLPKFYGLYCVQAGGKNIRIVVMNNLLPRSVKMHVKYDLKGSTYKRRASQKERDKPLPTLKDLDFIQDIPDGLFLDADMYNALCKTLQRDCLVLQSFKIMDYSLLVSVHNTDHAQREAVGSEAQNSTDTRRPAPQKALYSTAMESIQGEARRGGTMETDDHMGGIPARNNKGERLLLYIGIIDILQSYRFIKKLEHSWKALVHDGDTVSVHRPGFYAERFQRFMCNTVFKKIPLKPSPSKKFRSGASFSRRAGSSGNSYCQPTVSGEHKAQVTTKAEVEPGVHLGRPDVLPQTPPMEETNESFISDPSSTPGAGQDLHVLAASSSLLEKLEITESEFSH from the exons atgctccttggaatcaAGAATAGACTTTATCTCGCACATTCCTGGAGAAAGTGTAGCAATacccag GTGCCTTGTGCCTCTGGCATGCCCATTAAGAAAATAGGCCACCGGAGTGTtgattccacaggagaaacaacATATAAAAAG ACAACCTCATCAGCCTTGAAAGGTGCCATCCAATTAGGCATTACTCACACTGTGGGGAGCCTAAGTACCAAACCAGAACGGGATGTCCTCATGCAAGATTTCTACGTGGTGGAGAGTATATTCTTCCCCAG CGAAGGGAGTAATCTGACTCCTGCTCATCACTACAATGACTTTCGTTTCAAGACATATGCACCAGTTGCCTTTCGCTACTTTCGGGAGCTATTTGGCATCCGGCCTGATGATTACTTG TACTCTCTTTGCAGTGAGCCCCTGATTGAACTCTGCAACTCTGGGGCTAGTGGCTCCCTTTTCTACGTGTCCAGTGATGATGAATTCATCATTAAGACGGTCCAGCATAAAGAAGCGGAGTTTCTCCAGAAGCTACTTCCAGGATACTACATG AACCTCAACCAGAACCCTCGGACGCTGCTCCCTAAATTCTATGGATTGTACTGTGTGCAGGCAGGTGGTAAGAATATTCGAATTGTAGTGATGAACAATCTCTTGCCACGATCAGTCAAAATGCATGTCAAATATGACCTTAAGGGCTCAACCTACAAACGGCGGGCTTCTCAAAAAGAGCGAGACAAGCCTCTCCCCACCCTTAAAGACCTGGACTTCATACAAGACATACCTGACGGTCTTTTTTTGGATGCTGACATGTACAATGCTCTGTGTAAGACCCTGCAGCGTGACTGTTTG GTGCTTCAGAGCTTCAAGATAATGGACTACAGCCTTTTGGTATCCGTCCACAACACAGATCATGCACAACGAGAAGCAGTAGGCAGCGAAGCACAGAATTCAACTGACACTCGAAGACCAGCCCCCCAAAAGGCTCTGTATTCCACAGCCATGGAATCCATCCAAGGCGAGGCGAGGCGCGGTGGCACGATGGAAACTGATGACCA TATGGGTGGCATCCCTGCCCGGAATAATAAAGGGGAAAGGTTGCTGCTTTATATTGGCATCATTGACATTCTACAGTCGTACAG GTTTATTAAGAAGTTGGAGCACTCTTGGAAAGCTCTGGTACACGATGGG GACACCGTGTCAGTGCATCGCCCAGGCTTCTATGCTGAACGGTTCCAGCGCTTCATGTGCAACACAGTGTTCAAGAAGATCCCCT TGAAGCCTTCTCCTTCCAAAAAGTTTCGGTCTGGAGCGTCTTTCTCTCGGCGAGCAGGCTCCAGCGGCAACTCCTACTGCCAGCCAACAGTCTCTGGGGAACACAAGGCCCAAGTGACCACAAAGGCGGAAGTGGAGCCAG gTGTCCACCTCGGTCGCCCGGATGTTTTACCTCAGACTCCACCTATGGAAGAAACCAATGAGTCATTTATTTCCGACCCCAGCTCCACACCTGGAGCTGGACAGGATTTGCacgtgctagctgcaag